The genomic region GAGAACCGTTAGATCAGAAGCATGAGTGTATCATTTTCTCGTGCTGAAGGTGGACCCTGAGGACCTACCGCCGCTGAACCTGGAAGGCTCCCTGATGTTCTAGCGTTTGACCCGCGGGAGAATCATCAACCCTTCCTCGGGGTCGCCTATTGCGAGGTACTCGTCGTTCAGGTACATCAGTCCGACCAAAGCGGATGTGACGCCGTCGAGTTCGTCGCCAGTGAGTCCCGACCTACTGTTCTGGAAGGATACTCCGTAGCCCAAGAGGGCTGCTTCGAGCCTATCGAGGCCGGCTTGCTTCCTCGGCATCCCGAGCATGTCCTGGATGGCCCCGGGGAAACTCTCGATAACCTCGAGACCCTCGTTCTCGAAGACGGCCCGGAGCCTCATCCCGCGCGCTGTCAGCATCCTCATCGGCCCCAGCGATATGGGGAAGAACTTGATCTTCATCTTGAGCAATTCTTTGTCGCACTCCCTGAAGTGAGGGGGGCCCTTGATTTCGAGGCTCTTCCTTCCCTTCGGAAGGAAAAGCGGTGCGTCAATGCTCACCACTTGGGGCTTCGCCCCGAGAGTCTCGGCGATTATCTCCTGGTCCGTGTGGAGGACGGCAGTCCTGCAGCGCATCTCGCCGTCCATAGAGCAGAATCCCGTGTTCCTCCTCTCGCTCCCGGCGAGGTCCAACCCCACGACTGCGACGCTCATTCCTTCCTGTTGCGGGGACAATGGGTATAAAATGGTGAACGGTTTGGGAAACGAAGAAACCCCATGTCCCTATGGGGTTGGGATGAATTCGCGGCCCAACCCTGGTGGCCCTTTTATCTCGTAGGGATTTAAAGGGACAATAATGTTGACCACGTATAGGTTCAGGCTTTACCCCACAAAGACGCAAGAGCACTTGATGAACGAGACGCTTGAGACGTGCAGGCTCCTCTTCAATAATATGCTCGCAGACAAGAAGGAGAACGGTACCGGGTTCTACGAACAGAAGAAGGCGATCGCCAGCATGAAGCCATGCAACAAGTTCCTGAAGGCAGTCCATTCGCAGGTCCTTCAGGATGTAGCCCTGAGACTGGACAAAGCCTATCAGGCGTTCTTCGTAGGCCTCGCCAAGCGCCCAATGTTCAAGCGGAAGGGCAAGTACAACGCCTTCAGATACCCGCAACTTGGAGGGTTCAGGGTTATCGGGAACAGACTGAGACTTTCGAAGATAGACTCGATCAAGATGAAGGTGCACGGGCCAATTGGGGGAACGCCGAAGACCTGCACGATATTGAGGGATGCTGACCAGTGGTATGCTTGCATCTCGGCTGAGATGGGAAATCACAAGCCCATGGAACGAGTCGTAGGCAAACCAATCGGGGTCGATCTTGGAATCACAAACCTCGCCACCCTCAGCGATGGAATTGTCTTCCCCAACCCGAGATACTTGCGGGATTCAACCCAGCGAATCACGCACCTTCAGAAGAGCCTGTCACGAAAGAGACTCGGGTCCAACAACAGGCTCAAGACGAAGATGGCGCTCGCGAAGGCCTGGAGAAAAGTGCGGAACAGACGGGGCGACACCGCCCATAAGGTCTCACGCCAACTCGCCAACAACTACTCCACCATCGTCTTTGAGGACCTGCATATTCCGTCAATGGTCAAGAACCACTACCTGGCATCGGCAATAATGGATGCCTCTTGGGGGCAGCTGCGCCGTTTGACCGCCTACAAGGCGGAGAGACGCGGCGGGCGAGTAATTCTCGTCGAACCCAGCGGGACATCGCAGAAATGCTCGGGATGCGGCGAAGTGGTTCCGAAGGAACTGTCGGAAAGGGTACACCGATGTCCAAGGTGCGGACTTTCCCTCGACCGGGACGTGAACGCGGCAAGGAACATACTGAAGCTGGGCCTGGAACGGGCCCGTGCTGAGGAACAGCCTCTACTTGTCCAGCGAAGGAGGATAAGCAAGTTCGCTCCTATGAAGCAGGAAGCCCAAGAATTTGTTCTCGGGTAGTTCACAGAGCTTTTATCGGCGGGCGCCCGCACCGAGACAGCATGAACATTCTCGATGAAACGAAGGGTATCGAGCGAGAGATCATCAAGACGAGGCGCAGGATTCACCAGAGGCCCGAACTCTCCTTCCATGAGGTCGCAACAGCAAAGCTCGTGGCAGAGAGACTGCGCTCGCTGGGAATCGAGGTCCACACCGGTGTGGGTGGGACGGGCGTGCTCGGCGTGCTGAAGGGAGCCAAGAGGGGAAGGGTGGTCGGCCTCAGGGCCGACATGGACGCGTTGCCGGTCGAGGAGATGGTCAACGTCGAGTTCAGGTCGAAGGTGAAGGGAGTGATGCACGCCTGCGGCCACGACACGCACGTCGCGATGCTTCTCGGGGCCGCGAAGCTCCTAGCCAGGCATCGAGACGAGCTGCACGGGACTGTGAAGTTCTTCTTCCAGCCAGCGGAGGAGCACGGCGGAATAGGGGGGGCGAAGCCCATGATAGACGCGGGCGTGATGAAGAACCCACGGGTCGACTACGTCTTCGGCCTCCACATCGAGAACAGGCGGCGCTCAGGTGAGTTCGGGGTGAGGCCGGGAGCTGTGATGGCAGCGCCTGACTCCTTCAAGATCAGGGTAATCGGCAAGGGAGGTCACGGCTCGGCACCGCACGAAACTGTCGACCCCGTCTATGTTGCCGCTCAGGTCATCCTTGCGCTGCAAGGGGTCTCCTCGAGGATGGTGGACCCGGTAAAACCCTTCGTCATCTCTGTGTGTTCGGTGCACTCCGGCACGAAGGACAACATCATCCCCGACGAGGCGATCCTTGAGGGGACGATCAGGACGCTGGACAAGGGAATCAGGAAGTTCGCGAAGGCCAAGGTCGAGGAGGTGGCCATGGCGGTCAGCAGGGCTTTCGGCGCTAGATGCGAGGTCGAGTTCATGCGGGACGCTTACCCGATCACCTACAACGACCCGACGACTACTGAGAAGGTGGCAGAAGTTCTGAGAAAGATACCGGGGACGAGGGTTCGGACCGTTGAGCCGGTGCTGGGAGGGGAAGACTTCTCGAGGTTCCTGGAGAAGGCCCCCGGCACATTTTACTTCCTAGGCACCCAGAACAAGGCGAAAGGATGCGCCTACCCCAACCACAGCTCGCGGTTCAAGGTTGACGAGGACGTCCTGAAGCTCGGAACGGCTTCTCTCATCGCGCTCGCAATGGGTTTCACCGACCCTAAAGGCCCATAGGGGGTAATCGGACGCGTACGCCACCAAGGTCAGCGAGCGTGTCTATCTCCTAGACACGATGGCCCTAGGGCAGGCCTCGACTGTGAGCGCCTTCCTGATCAAGGCGCCGAAGGTCACGCTCGTGGATTGCGGATACGCTTCGTCCTATGAGAGCGTGCTCGCGGGCCTGAAGGAAGTCGGTGTAGCGCCTTCGGACGTCAGGTACCTAATCCCGACGCACGTCCACCTCGACCACGCGGGAGCGGCTGGGCGGCTCCTCCGAGAGATGCCGAACGCCCAAGTGATCTGCCACGAGAGGGGCACTCCTCACCTTGTCGACCCTGCCAGGCTGATCGAGAGCTCCACCAGGGTGTTCGGGAAAGCGATTATGGAGCTGTACGGCATGCCTGAGCCGATACCTGCTGACAGAATCACTTCGGTCGGCAAGGAGCTGCATCTGGAACTCGGCGACGGGATTACTGCCACTTTGGTCCATGCGCCTGGCCACGCGCCGCACCAGCTGGCTGTCATGCTCGAAGGCAAGAGGGCGCTCTTGACTGCCGACGCCGTGAGCATCGCCTATCCGGGCATGAAGACCCTGATACCGACCACGCCTCCGCCGAGCTTCGACCCGAACACGTTGGTCGCAAGCGTCGGGCAGCTCAGCCAGACTGACCCCAGCCTCCTCCTGCTCCCCCACTTCGGAGTGAGAAATGATGTCGGCTCGGTCTTGGAGAAGACGCGCGAAGGCGTGATGGCATGGGTGAGGGAGGTCGGAGACCTCAGGAGGGCGGGAAAGGGTCTCGACGAGATTACGGACGAAATGGTCTCACGGGTGGTGGCCGAGGAGGGCGTCGACGACCTGCCGATATACGCCAAGGTCTCTGTGAGGACCTCCGTGATGGGCATACTCCACTACTTGGACAAGAACGCTTGAGTGACACCCTCCTACCCCTTAAGGGGTAGGCTTCCGGCGCCGCTATCCAACCCATCCAAGGCCTTCGTCGGCGGCGTCGGAATTTGTTTCCCACTTCCGCGACAGGGCTCGCCCATGGCCGTCATGGCCGCAGGTGTCGGTCCCATCTCCATGGGCGTGACTTCGGGCATGCCCAGCCCTAGCGCCTCCAACGCCCTTTTCCTGATGACGAGAGAGGAGGCGAAGTCCCTTTGCCCTCTGAACCCGCAGCTCGGACAGATGTGGGTCCTCTCCGAGAGGGCCATCCGTATCCGGGAGCCGCACTCAGGGCACTCCTGCGTGGAGTACCGCGGGTCCACCCCTACTGCCAGGCTGCCTGCCATCACGGCTACGTCGGTCAGCCTCTGGGTGAACCCAGACCATGAGGCGTCCTGAATCGCTTTCGCGAGGCGGTGGTTCTTCACCATATTATTCACTTGTAGATTCTCGTACCCAATGATATCGAACCTGTCTACAATCGAGTGGGCGAGCTTCCACTGCCAGTCGTCCTTCTGGTTGGTGTAGTCGTCCCACCTCCTGCTCAGCGTGACCCGGGCCCTCCACCTGTTCCTGCTCCCCTTCACCCTTCGGCTGAGAATCCTCTGTGCCTTCACTATGCGCTTGTCGTGCTGCATGATGAACCTCGGGTTCTCGACGCGTGTGCCGTCGGAGAGGTGGGCGTAGTCTGTTAGGCCTAGGTCGATGCCTACTGCAGTCTTCGGCTCTTTCTTCTGGTCTGTGTTACTTCTCTTCACCGTGATCACGGCATACCACTCCTCGACGCTCGTCCTCAGTACCGTGACCGTCTTGACCTCTCCTTTCACTGGACGCTGTTTCACCACCCTCACCTTTCCAATCTTCGGCAAGACGATGCTGTTTCGCCTGACCCAGGACGGGCTGGCCTGTGGGTACGTGAGGCTCCTCCACTTCGATTCGTTCTTGGGCTTCGGGTATCCCGCCCTGCCATCGAAGAAGTTCTTGAACGACCTCTCCAGGCGCTTCAGGACGTTCTGGAGGACCTGTGAATGGACGTCGGTGAAGGCGGGATTCTCTTTTTTGAAGGCGGGGAGGGCGTTCGCTTGCTCGTTGTAATACAATCCGTGTCCAGTCTCCTTGTAGCGCCGCTTCCTCTCGGCGAGAGATTCGTTGTAGAGGTAGCAACACAGGGCCAACGTACTCCCTAACCTCTCCCTCGTGTCTTCATCGGGATACAGGCGGTATCGAAGCGCTGAGAACATCTTCAATCGATGAAGGCGGTGCTAGACAAATAACGACCACGGCTCGCTCTCATCTCATCCTTAGACTGGGTGGGTTTTCCCGCTGGCGGTTAATAAGCCGGGGATGTTCTCCCCAAATCGATGACGCTAGTCTACGCGTGCATCGCGCCCCACGGCGGCGAGATTGTACCCGAACTCGCGGGCGACAAGCTGAGCCTCTTCACGCCGACTCGGAAGGGAATGAGGCGGATCGCCTCGCAGATGAAGTCCGCCAGGCCGGACACGATAGTGCTAGCCAGCCCGCACAGCCTGAGACTTCACAAGCACATCGGCGTCGTATTGGCGGAGCACTCCACGGGGAGGGTTGTGGAGGGAAGGAAGGGAATCTCTCTCAAGGCGGACTGCGACATCAAGCTAGCCTGGAAGATCTTGGAGGAAGCCGAGAGAGCGGACCTGCCGGTCGTTGGTGCGAACTACGGTACCCTCGAGGGGCTCCTGTCAGACCTTGCCATGGACTGGGGTACGCTCATACCGATGTGGTTCTTCTTGAAGGAGATGAGGCTCAGGAGCAGGCTGGTAGTAGTTACGCCTTCGAGGGAGGTTCCGTTGAGGAGGAACTTCGAATTCGGCAGGGCCATCGCCCGCGTCGCCGAATCCGACAGGAAGAGGGTGGCCTTCGTGGCGAGCGCGGACCAAGCTCACGCTCACAAGAAGAACGGACCGTATGGATTCAGCCCCAAGGCAGCCGTCTACGACAGGCTTGTCACGGAGGCGATCGCTGCAGGGAGGCTGAAGTCGATCATGAACCTCCCCAGAAGCCTGGTCGATGCAGCCAAGCCTGACAGCCTCTGGCAGATGGCGATGCTCGCGGGGATACTCGGTGAGGTCGGGATGCGGGGAGATCTCTTCTCCTACCAAGTCCCTACCTACTACGGAATGCTCTGCGCAGGGTACACAAGAGACTAGGAGTTCTTTGCCCGAGCCAGCTCTGTCATCCGTTGGACGCGGAGCCTACTAGGGGGATGACCTCGGCGAGGCCGTGTATCGTCGGACAGTCCGTCGTGCCCGCGACCCTGTCCCTGTCAAGCAGCACCCCTGTGATGCCTGCGTTTCGCGCGCCGACGACATCCGACGCGTAGACGTCGCCGACGTGGATTGTCTCGCGGGGCGAGGCGGAAGCCTTGGAGAGGGCGATTCGGAATATCTCCGGGTTGGGTTTCGTGTATCCCACCACTCCGGAGATGACGATGTGCCTGATGTACCGTTTGAGGCCCAACTCCTCCACTGTCTTCGTGGTCTCGGGAGGCGCGTTCGAGACGAGCCCCAGCGTGAGGCCCAGAGATGCGAGCTTGGCCAGCACGGGCTCGACGTCTGGATAGAGTCTGGGCGGGATTTCCTTTCCGAGCTCTTCCCATCGCCTCCGAATGAGGGCTGAAATCCTCGCTATCTCAGCAACGCCCTTCACGACGGAAAGACGCTCGATTACCATCGCGTCTAGTGCCTTGTATGCATCCGTCGCGTCGCTTTCCTTGGCGAACCGGGCCGAGTACCGCTCGAGCCACGAAGACTCCATCTCCATGTAGGAGGTGTGGATTCGCTTTAGGTCGACTCTGTACCCTTCGTCTCGCAGAACCCTCTGCAGGATTGCGTCCCTCCTCATGACGAGGAGCGTCCCGCCGAGGTCGAAGAAGACGGCTCTGATCAACTGGTCTCGTGGCGCGTCCGCGTGCTAAATGTCTTTCAGCCCAGCGGGACATTGCTTCCCGCCAGCCTGCGTCGCTCACGCGTTGAAGGCTGGGATGAACGGCGTCACCAGGATGCTGAAGAGGAGAATGAGGAGGACCGCGGTCGTGATGTAGACGTACGTCCTGTCTCCCTCGGCTGCGAAGAGGAAGACGGAGAAGAGGACCCTAGCCACGGGAGTTGCGAGCAGGAAGATGACCCCGAGCTCGATGACGGAGAAGGGATCCAGCTCGGCGAGCCCCCCGGGCAGCGCCGAGAGGCTCACGGTGAACGAACCGTGCGGTATCTGACCTGGGAGGTAGGTAAGGAAATCAGAGGCGCTGCTGGAGCCGTACCTCGCAACCAATAGGACTGTCCCGAAGACTATGATGGTGGCGGACAGGAGGACGCCGTACCTCAGGACTCCGCTGAGAACGTTGTTCATCGAGTCTGGTTCCCTAAAGTTCATCGCGGAATCTTCCCCGGGTCAAAAACCAAAGGCCCTCAACACCATCTCAACAGCCGTGACTGCAAGCACTACGGCGAACAGCTTCCTGACTGTCGGGTTCCTGGCCCTGACGAGAAGCCTCGTGCCGATGAAAGCCCCGATGAGAATCCCAATCGCTACTGGCGCGACTATCAGCGGGTTCACGTCCCCGCGTGCGAAGTAGATTCCCGCACTCGCTGCGGCCGTCACCCCGATCATGAAGTTCGAGGTCGTGGTCGAGACCTTCATCGGGAGCTTCATCGCCAGGTCCATTGAGAGCACCTTGAAGGTGCCGCTTCCTATCCCGAGCAGGCCGGAGATCAAGCCAGCTACGAGCATCCCGAGCAGGCCGAGCTTCGGCCTTGTCGCGTTGTAGTCCACGGCAGACCCGTCGGTCTCGGCGTACGAGCCGCGGAGCGAGAGCCGCTTTGCCAAACCCTCCAGCTCGGGGTTCTTCGGGATGTCCTCGCCAAGCTGCTTGACCAGAGGCACCAAAGACACGAGCAAGACGCTCCCGAAGATGAACTCGAGGGCAAAGGAGTTGGCGTATGCTGCGACCGCTGCCCCTACTATAGCGCCGACGGTTGTCGCAAGTTCAAGGAACATGCCCACTCTCAGGTTGGTCATCTTGTCTTTGACATAAGTCGCAGCTGCGCCGCTCGACGTCGCGATGACAGAAACGATGCTGGCCCCGATGGCGAAATGGATGTCGACGCCGAGGGCGACCGTCAGGATCGGGATGATTATGACGCCGCCGCCCAGGCCCACTATTGAACCGATTGCGCCGGCAAGTATGGAGGCGAGGAGTATGACCAGCAGGAATTCCAGAGCGAGCAAGCCGCGCCACGTCGGCTCGAGTTAGATACTTAGACGTTTCCGCCCGAGCGACTTCTACCTGTGTGGGTCGAACCATCGAGCGCGGCGACTATCCTGTCGTGGCTCTGCTGTATCGTCTCGACTCCTGTGTTGAGGATTACACAGGGCACCTTCCACGTCTCGAACATCAGCCTGAAGAAGTGCTCCTGCCTCGAGTTGTCCAGCTCGAGCAGGTATGGATTGTACCAAGGCTCCGTCGAGATCGTGCCCCACTTCTCCTTGGGCCCTGCCCCAGGCAGAATCATGGATTCCCCCTTTCGCAGGATTTCGATCGCCTCGCTCGGGCTCAGCTGGACCTCGGCGGGGCTGTGGTCGTCCCTCCTGAGGAGGACCACCAGGTTGATTGGGACCTCGTCTACGACTTTGTTCGGCCCGAGAATATCTTCCCTTCTCACCAGAGCCCTTGAGTTCCCGAAGCTATAGTAGCACCATTGCATGCCCTCGTTGAAGACGCATTTCCTCTTGGTCACGGAACACATGTCGGCTCCGGTGGGGTACTCGCATTCCTCCTTCCTTGTCGTCACGTTCTCGCTCATCGACCTGTCGAAGACGCCTCTCAACCATTCTTGCTCCTTCTGGGACTCGGAGCGCATGTAGAGCGCCCTCTCGGGTTGCCTCGCGATCAGTGGCTTCGTTGGAATAGAGACCCCCTCGGGGAACGCGACGTACGCCCAGTCGTCGCCGCAAATCTTACCCTCATCGTTGAGGAATATCTTGAACGAGTGGGTCGTCTTGCCCGTGCCTGTAGGCGCAATTATGACCGCCCCCCTCCCCTTGTACAGCGCGGTGGCGCCGTGAATGGATAGGGTGTTGAACCTCTTCTCCAGGATCGCGGCTGCCATGCCCAGGGCCCACGACTTGCACTGGCCGTAGTACTCTGTGTTCACGAAAAGCGACGTGTTCAGCGGCGAGCAGTAGTAGGCCGCCGATTCGAGACCCTCGATGTCTTGGACGGAGTATATCCTAGCGTGTGGGAGAACATCATCGCCCGCTGGCCACCAGTTGTTCCTCCAGAAATCCGCTTGGTGACCGCTGGTTGTGACCAGCTCCACGACAATGCCGTCAAGGTTCGCCTTTTGCGACGTGGTCCCCCTGCTTTCCATCCTTGACTTCGCCTTGGCAAGCAGGGCGTTGAACTCATCGATCCCAACGTTCTTGTTCGCTTTGACCCTGGACCTTGAATGAGTGGAGTAGTTGTTGAGTTGCATTGTCACCACTGGGTTGAATTGGCGGAGCCACTTTTCATCCCCTTAAAACCGTTCTCGCGTGCAAGGGGGTGTTATCCATATGTCGAATCCCCGCAGCGAAAAGGACGGCCAAGCGAGCTAGGAACGACATAGGTTTCGACTCGGCCTCGAGGTCGTGCACCGGTGGTGCAGAACAAGACCGACTAATCGAGGATCACGTCGCCTTGGCTGAGCACCCTGATCACCTCTGGTCTGAGTATCTCGGCCGGTAACTCCTTTCCTTCTCGGAGGAGTTCCCTCATCCTCGTCTGGCTGACAGCCAGATGCTCTTCTTGGGTGTGCGGACATGTCTTCTCAGTCGCCATGGACCTGCATCTCCTGCAGTAGAAGGTCTCCATGTATCTGAGAGGGACAATCCCCACGTCGAATTGGTCGAAAATTCTGTGACACGCGTAAGGATCGTAGAACTTCCCGACCCCCGCTTGGTCCCTACCCACGATGTAGTGCGTGGCACCGTAGTTCTTACGAACAATCGCGTAGAAGAGCGCAGCCTTTGGGCCGCCGTAGCGCATCGTGATTGAAAGGGAGGAGAGGACAACCCTGTCCTTGGGGTAGTACCCATTCACGACCTCCGTATACGCCTCCATGATCACGGCTGGCTTGTAGTCACCCTTCTTCAGTCGGCCGATTACGGGCTGGATGAAAATGCCGTCTATGGCCGAGTTCTCGAGCGAGACCTTCTGAAGGTACTCGTGCGCAGTGTGGGGAGGATTCCGGCATTGGTAGCCAACGACTGTCTTCCAACCCTTGCTCTTGAACAGGTCCCTTGTCTCTCTCGGCGAGAGCTCGTATTTCACAGTCGGGAGGTCGAGCCGTCTTAGCAGGGTCACACTTCCTGCGAGGGCGACGCGACCGTAGTGATTCTCGATATCGAACACGTTCGGGTGGGTGGTGTCTGTAGTCCCGTAAGCGCCCTTCTCGAAGGCCTCGGGCATGACGATGGACCTTTCTATCAGCAAAGAACCGGAGCGAATGATAGACGAAGCCTTGGAATCCTACGGAAGGGTCGACATACTCTGCAACAACGCAGGAATCATGGACGGCGCCAGGCCAGTCGCGGATACGCCGGACGAGGTCTGGGACAAAGTCATGAACGTCAACGTCAATGCCCCCTTCCGGGCAAGCAGGAGGGTCATACCGGCGATGCTGAGCCAAGGCGGCGGCGTCATACTGAACACCGCCTCGGTGGCGGGGCTCTTCGGCGGTATGGCGGGCGCTGCGTACACTGTTTCCAAGCACGCGCTGATCGGGCTCACCAGGAGCATTGCCGCGCATTATGGCACAAGAGGGATAAGGTCCAACGCCATGGTCCTAGGTGCGGTTCAGACTAACATAGGCATGGGGAGCGCCCAGCCTGACCCCATTGGAGCGGAACATCTGAACAAGGTGGCCTCGATTATGCCCCGAATCGCGGACCCGAAGGAGATAGCCGAGCTTGCTCTTTTCCTCGCATCGGACAGGTCCAGCTACGTGAATGGGTCGTGCGTCGTGATAGACGGCGGTTGGACAGTCCTCTAGAACAGGACGACTAACAAGCGCTAGACACCTCACTTATTCGCTTTAATGCTCGAATGATTTTCATCGGTTATGCAATTAGGGCAGTCTCAAAAATACAACGGTCTTCTGCTTCTCCCAAGCATTATGGCTAGCAAGGTTTGGACCCCGTGGGGCCTACACGAAACGAAGAGGAGTAAGGAGAAGACCATCCTAACAGAGAAGCTCAAGGTCGTGAATACCGGGGTCTCGACCTTCTCCGATGATCTCCGTTCCCAAGACGAAGAGGTGGTCCGTGGCGACTGGAAGCCTCCAGCGGGCGGAGACATCGAGATGTTGAGGCTACTTGAGAAGTTGGGGTCGTAGCAGTGTCTTAGAAGCGCAGGGTCAAGTGCCCCGGCCGGATGTAGTCTGGAGCGATGGCTAATCCACGGATCGAAAAGTACACCTCGTTAAAAGCCGCCGGCCCCCTCTACCGCATGACACCGGACGACATCCACGACTACCTCTACCAACTCAGGAACGCCGAAAGCAGGCTCGAACGTGATTCAAGGGTCCGTCCACAGGACAAGAAGCTGATACGGGCGTTCATGAAGCAGGTCAAGGCTCAGGGGGTCTCCCTGGGCCGGCAGGCGAAGTACGTCAACACTCTCATGACCGTCTCCCACCACATGAGGGTCACTTACCGTAGGGCGAAGAGGCGGGACATCGAGGACCTCATGACGCGCCTGGCCGATCATGAGTTCACGGTGAGGAACTGGGACGGGACGGAGAGCCAGCGCCATTACTCTGCCGAGACCATGGCCGACTTCAAGATTATGGTCAAGAGGTTCATGAAGTTCGTCAGATACGGTGACACGGACAAGGACACACCTTACCCAGAGGAGGTGAGGTGGCTCAGGAAGACCATCAAGGCGAGCGAG from Nitrososphaerales archaeon harbors:
- a CDS encoding DUF429 domain-containing protein — translated: MSVAVVGLDLAGSERRNTGFCSMDGEMRCRTAVLHTDQEIIAETLGAKPQVVSIDAPLFLPKGRKSLEIKGPPHFRECDKELLKMKIKFFPISLGPMRMLTARGMRLRAVFENEGLEVIESFPGAIQDMLGMPRKQAGLDRLEAALLGYGVSFQNSRSGLTGDELDGVTSALVGLMYLNDEYLAIGDPEEGLMILPRVKR
- a CDS encoding HAD family hydrolase, giving the protein MIRAVFFDLGGTLLVMRRDAILQRVLRDEGYRVDLKRIHTSYMEMESSWLERYSARFAKESDATDAYKALDAMVIERLSVVKGVAEIARISALIRRRWEELGKEIPPRLYPDVEPVLAKLASLGLTLGLVSNAPPETTKTVEELGLKRYIRHIVISGVVGYTKPNPEIFRIALSKASASPRETIHVGDVYASDVVGARNAGITGVLLDRDRVAGTTDCPTIHGLAEVIPLVGSASNG
- a CDS encoding sulfite exporter TauE/SafE family protein, which encodes MLALEFLLVILLASILAGAIGSIVGLGGGVIIIPILTVALGVDIHFAIGASIVSVIATSSGAAATYVKDKMTNLRVGMFLELATTVGAIVGAAVAAYANSFALEFIFGSVLLVSLVPLVKQLGEDIPKNPELEGLAKRLSLRGSYAETDGSAVDYNATRPKLGLLGMLVAGLISGLLGIGSGTFKVLSMDLAMKLPMKVSTTTSNFMIGVTAAASAGIYFARGDVNPLIVAPVAIGILIGAFIGTRLLVRARNPTVRKLFAVVLAVTAVEMVLRAFGF
- a CDS encoding MBL fold metallo-hydrolase, producing MALGQASTVSAFLIKAPKVTLVDCGYASSYESVLAGLKEVGVAPSDVRYLIPTHVHLDHAGAAGRLLREMPNAQVICHERGTPHLVDPARLIESSTRVFGKAIMELYGMPEPIPADRITSVGKELHLELGDGITATLVHAPGHAPHQLAVMLEGKRALLTADAVSIAYPGMKTLIPTTPPPSFDPNTLVASVGQLSQTDPSLLLLPHFGVRNDVGSVLEKTREGVMAWVREVGDLRRAGKGLDEITDEMVSRVVAEEGVDDLPIYAKVSVRTSVMGILHYLDKNA
- a CDS encoding DUF1634 domain-containing protein; the encoded protein is MNFREPDSMNNVLSGVLRYGVLLSATIIVFGTVLLVARYGSSSASDFLTYLPGQIPHGSFTVSLSALPGGLAELDPFSVIELGVIFLLATPVARVLFSVFLFAAEGDRTYVYITTAVLLILLFSILVTPFIPAFNA
- a CDS encoding SDR family oxidoreductase, coding for MTMDLSISKEPERMIDEALESYGRVDILCNNAGIMDGARPVADTPDEVWDKVMNVNVNAPFRASRRVIPAMLSQGGGVILNTASVAGLFGGMAGAAYTVSKHALIGLTRSIAAHYGTRGIRSNAMVLGAVQTNIGMGSAQPDPIGAEHLNKVASIMPRIADPKEIAELALFLASDRSSYVNGSCVVIDGGWTVL
- a CDS encoding transposase, with product MLTTYRFRLYPTKTQEHLMNETLETCRLLFNNMLADKKENGTGFYEQKKAIASMKPCNKFLKAVHSQVLQDVALRLDKAYQAFFVGLAKRPMFKRKGKYNAFRYPQLGGFRVIGNRLRLSKIDSIKMKVHGPIGGTPKTCTILRDADQWYACISAEMGNHKPMERVVGKPIGVDLGITNLATLSDGIVFPNPRYLRDSTQRITHLQKSLSRKRLGSNNRLKTKMALAKAWRKVRNRRGDTAHKVSRQLANNYSTIVFEDLHIPSMVKNHYLASAIMDASWGQLRRLTAYKAERRGGRVILVEPSGTSQKCSGCGEVVPKELSERVHRCPRCGLSLDRDVNAARNILKLGLERARAEEQPLLVQRRRISKFAPMKQEAQEFVLG
- a CDS encoding transposase, whose translation is MFSALRYRLYPDEDTRERLGSTLALCCYLYNESLAERKRRYKETGHGLYYNEQANALPAFKKENPAFTDVHSQVLQNVLKRLERSFKNFFDGRAGYPKPKNESKWRSLTYPQASPSWVRRNSIVLPKIGKVRVVKQRPVKGEVKTVTVLRTSVEEWYAVITVKRSNTDQKKEPKTAVGIDLGLTDYAHLSDGTRVENPRFIMQHDKRIVKAQRILSRRVKGSRNRWRARVTLSRRWDDYTNQKDDWQWKLAHSIVDRFDIIGYENLQVNNMVKNHRLAKAIQDASWSGFTQRLTDVAVMAGSLAVGVDPRYSTQECPECGSRIRMALSERTHICPSCGFRGQRDFASSLVIRKRALEALGLGMPEVTPMEMGPTPAAMTAMGEPCRGSGKQIPTPPTKALDGLDSGAGSLPLKG
- a CDS encoding amidohydrolase, translating into MNILDETKGIEREIIKTRRRIHQRPELSFHEVATAKLVAERLRSLGIEVHTGVGGTGVLGVLKGAKRGRVVGLRADMDALPVEEMVNVEFRSKVKGVMHACGHDTHVAMLLGAAKLLARHRDELHGTVKFFFQPAEEHGGIGGAKPMIDAGVMKNPRVDYVFGLHIENRRRSGEFGVRPGAVMAAPDSFKIRVIGKGGHGSAPHETVDPVYVAAQVILALQGVSSRMVDPVKPFVISVCSVHSGTKDNIIPDEAILEGTIRTLDKGIRKFAKAKVEEVAMAVSRAFGARCEVEFMRDAYPITYNDPTTTEKVAEVLRKIPGTRVRTVEPVLGGEDFSRFLEKAPGTFYFLGTQNKAKGCAYPNHSSRFKVDEDVLKLGTASLIALAMGFTDPKGP